aattaacatttattaatttatttaattttttaatttactcataatagaatggtaaaatttatattaaatggtAAATCAATAATTAACTGGCCCATAATAAGAAGTAAatcttataaaattaatttttttatccattaaaatttatctcaaagattttttttttttttaagatttcataaactatatttacttacattttatttatttattatttcgtGCATTTCAGTAGTATATAATTTGTCCTATTAATTGAGGGTCTCTTTCACTTTTACTTGCATTGATAGCAAAATTCCAAAATCCTTAAATTTGTACAAGGCTCTCATCTCAcatgaaattgattaatctagGTGTTATGTGCGTTAATTTGCTTGGTCTAGGATCTTCTGCATTCTCTTTTTCCTGTTATCGATATGAGAATGTGGTTATATCATTCTTGAAAAAGAAATTAATCTTCCAGCCAATCTTACTATATCTATGTAGTAAGCTCAATTTATACTTAACTTTTGCTTAGGTATCATTTCTAGGTAAGTCTataaagattaacaaaataataataataagttcaTCATATTAATAATCTTATCATCTAATCCCACACTAAATCACAGCATAAAGTACATTATCATTATACTTTATCATCATTATACCCCATTTCCATATTCAttcaattgtgatttaaagttttaattcaagattttataattttaaggataattttaatattattatattattaagaaGCTCACTATTCTTCtttatgattaattatataatgatttaattaaattCCAGATGAAATATtcattcatttcatttttttttagtaAATTTATATGTGTTTCATTGAATTAAGTTTGATTTTACTTGCATGGGAGAAGTCTATTGTGAAGTAAAGCACTTCCAACAAGGAAATATTCATCTACTTTGTTAGTTACACTTTAGAAATTTTGGACTAACATTATAGCCAATTAATGTAGAAGATATAATAAAAAAGAATggaataatttcaatgaaaattttgaagacCACGCAACTAACCCTTTGTTAAGAGTGAGTAAGATGTGATTTATTAATGTAttgtattatataatattaaattattatatggcatgattTTATTgttaacatatttaaaaaaataatataatataggaTGATTTAATAATATTCTCTTGTTTGGGTAGATAATATAGtatgataaaatatatataaaaattattaaaatattctttatcatgaatttaaatatataaatagttttaaaatgttaatttaaaaataatattattataataataattaaatgcacattttatttttttttaatcagttATTAAACTATGCCTTATAAATAGATAATATTAaaactatataattaaaattttatatattgtcgtaggaataaaatagaaaaacaaaaattttaaatcatgCCATATTTAGTGGGTTGAAAAGCTATGGTTTACAACTCAAAACCATTTTTTTTAGGAATATTATTCCcaaacatataaaatattatatcatataatatgaaACCATCGGAATCATGATTAAAAATAGTGTCATTGTATGTTGTCCACGTTTTCTGATAAGGATCATTTTTGTCTTAACATCCAGAACTTGATTTTGATCCGTGAATCATAATGCCCATGTGTTTGTCAATGTCATCACCATTTGTCTACTGCCCAATTATTCATTGCATACAATTAATTCTTATtgaaattaaattgatattttaaGAGGTtgaaaatgattttaatattactgaattaaaattttttttaatgattttaaCCCATTCCAATAGGATAGAGTTAGTGTTATTTAtgctttttaaaaatatatatatatatatatatatatatatatatatatatatatattaagcagATGGTTAATAGAGTAAGAATTTGATTAACAAGTAATCAGATTAATGACATCAGATTAATTTCAGacgaattttattaaattaagagTTCACGTTTTAGAATTGTTAAGAGAATTTTTCCTGAATACTACACTAAGTATACTGAGTATCTAATCAAATATACAAATGACCTTGAATCAATGGCACGTAAGGAACATGGAGAAGCCACATGGATGAATGAAGTAAACACTAAGGATACGTGATTATAATGTTTGTTGTCTTATGGAGTGCTTTGTTGGGTCTGCTCATGCACGAATCCATCAGAAGATAAGCTTGATCCATGATTTTCAAGAAAAATTTTGCCACCCGACAACAAACTTCAAAGGTGTGTCAAACGTTCAAGCTATGGCATGAGAATGGAAAATAAAGCTGGGAAAATAGTTTTGGTGGCGTATGAGAATTGAGAATCCAATTCAAAGACACTAAACCAAGCATTAGATATATTAAAGTTATATCAAATGGATATACATTCCATCGCAACCAAAATCTTTGCCTGTACTTATCTTTTCCATGTGCCTTGTACCCATCCGCGGATATAGCACCACGTGAGGTTCTAAATTTGAGTTGTGGTCCATGGAAGTATATATATTTGTGGAGGCCAGGCCAGTCCACTATTTGACAAAGACATGTATAGTCCTGTGAGTTGATTATTTATGGTGCCAGCGAAGCCCCGACTAGCTTAGCTTCATGCTATGATGCAATGCCTATGGATAAAGTTATATATTAACTTGCACATCTCCTTCATGCTGAATATGACCACGATTACAAACCATCCTATAGCCATAGTAATAGAAATGGGTATATGGGGCCTGGGCGAAGCACATGGACAGGAAACAACAATCATGCATCCATTACAGACAAGAAGAGAGACAGAAAAGGCCATAATGATAAATTCAGGACTTACGACTCCCAATCTACCAAAACATTAATTGTCAGATTGGGCCAAAAATTTAAGAGTTCGatctcaaaaataaaataaaataaaataaaatacataagAATTAAGGTGTGGGCTTTGGGCTTAGAGCTCGATTGCAAAATGCATAGAAATCTCAGTTTAAAAGTCAAAAATGCGGTGAGCGTGGATCGAACACGCGACCTTCAGATCTTCAGTCTGACGCTCTCCCAACTGAGCTATCCCCGCTTAGATGCTATTAGAGCGACGCGTTAATATTGACATTCTTTTGCACCAAAGAATCACCTTAGATAGAACATCATCATTTAGTTCCATAGTGATTGATCATTTTGGTGGCGTTTTGAAAGCAACACCACCATCCAACCCAAGTGTTTTTAAGTTAATCTTGAAGGTTATACATAGACAAAAATGACATTTAATCAGAAAGTGATGAAGCTGTATCAGTATCTTAAACTCATATTTTAATATCATAATGTGGATTTGCTGTACATAGCATACAAACAAGTAGAAGCTTTTTCTTTTGAGAAAAGGGGGGAAAAATAAATCTTCTTTACATCAATACCCCATGAATAAATGTTAATCAacacacccaaaaaaaaaaagttacaaaATTAAATATCAAAGCTCTCTCTATCACTATCTATTCCAGTTTATGTACTCTTGGATCTCATTTGTCCCCACTTCAGCAGCTGCTTCCCCAACCTTGTTTCTCTCTGAAAATCTGCTAAATTTGCAGCATGAAAATTGGCACAACCAAAAAATGCTAGTAAATGATGCAAAAAATTTGCAGATTCACCTACCGTCCACTAGGCTATTGGTCCAAGAGAAGGACATGGAAGATGATTGGGATTTTCTAATATCTTCAAATGTTGGGTGAGATGAGTAGCATGAACTCTCAGAATAATTCAACCACATATCTTTAGAATTGATATGTTGGAGCAGATATGCGTCCATATCTTCACTGTCAGGATCATTAAGCTCGTTCTTGCCCTCCAAAATCTTCACGGCTTGCCTCATTGTTGGCCGAGAACTAGGCTCAGGATACGCGcacaacaaacctaaatgaagtactctctccacttcttcctcatCGAACCCTCCTCTAGCCTTTAGCCTTGGATCAAAGACACTCAGTAATTGCCCTTGCATCATTGACTTCCATACCAATTCTACAAGTGGCGGCTTCCCTTCTTCTATAGGCCTTCTTCCACACATCACTTCCAAAATTAATACCCCAAAACCGAACACATCTGTTTGAGCTGATGCTCGACCACTGCGAACCACCTCAGGCGCCAAGTACCCCACCGTTCCAACCACCCGCGTGGTGCTAGCCACCTGACCATGGCTGTGCATCCGAGCCAGGCCAAAATCACCTAATCTTCCATTCATTTCCTTGTCAAGTAATACATTGCTGGCTTTAATGTCTCTATGTAGGACTTTAGCCTCCCATCCCTCGTGCAAATACAACAACCCTAAAGCAACATCTTTCAATATCCTTATTCTCTCTTCACAGCTTAACATTTTACTCTCTTCACAATCGAACACCCTCTTATCCAAACTCCCATTTTCCATATAATCATACACTAACATGAAGCTTCCTTTTTCTCTCTTGCACCAACCTCTCAACCCAACCAAACTCTTGTGTTTCAATCTTCCAAGGCTAGAAATTTCAGCCAAAAATTCTCTCATCCCATTATTTTCATGTGAAATTCGCTTCACTGCAACCTCAGTCCCTCCTGGTAATACACCCTTAAAGACCTTCCCATTTCCTCCAATTCCAATGACATTTTCTTCACTAAATCCTTTAGTTGCTGCCTCAATTTCTTGATACGTAATTCTATGTGGCCAATATTCCAATTCCCACTCCTCCATGTCCGCTCTTTCCCTTGCCCTCCTCTGCTTCCTCCTAATATAAAACACAGTGATCAAGGCAATAAAGACAATAACAAGGAAACTTCCAACTGTGGCTCCTGCAATGAACCCTTTAGACCGAAAAACAGAACCCTTTGGAAGAACAAACGATGGCAACCCAGTTGTAATCAAATTTTCACTTAAAGAAAAATTGGAATTGCTAAAGCTCCAAGCCAGAATCTTGTGACTCTGAACAAGTCTTCCTGTTGCAGAAGTGAACCCAATATACATTTCTTCCTCAAAAACTTCAGAAAGATTAAGAGAAGCATTTAACAGAGGCCGACTAGGCCTTTTCATGCCAACAGGGGCCATGGTAATATTAATCAAAGAATCTGCATAATCAATCCAAACTTGATAATTCTCACCATTATTGAGGTCCAATTTCTCGAAGATGCTGTTACTCCTTTTATTTTCAGGCCAATATCCTGCATCTGCAGCAAAACTTGACCTGAGGGAATTCAGATCTATACCAACATGGTTGTCGTTCATGTCATTGAATTCTTGGTTGGCGAACACATCGAATTCGACCCCAAAAACATGGTTGCTGAATTTAGCATCATTCGTTCTATTAAACAAGCCTAAATTTTGGGATGAGCTAGTACCATCGATCCCAGTAAGTGGGACGAAAATGAAAACCAAGCCATGTCCTGGGAGAACATTCTCGTACGGAGCCATAGCAAAAATGAAAGAAGTAGAGAATGGATAGAAATAAGAGGAATTAGGAGCTCTGGTAGGTATTTTTGATGGGTATAGAGCACGACCAACTGCGAAAGGTGTTCTGTTAGTAAGGGAGAGAATACGAGATTCGATGGTGGCATTGCTATAGAGAAGCAAGTCGGAGGAATTAAAGCCATTGAAGACAAAATCAATAGCTGATACGGACAAACAAGAAAGGATTATCTGAggcagaaacaaaagaagaggagGCTTCATTTTGCCAGTTTGCTACCACGGGAGCAGAAGAAGCCTCTGTTTCATGGGATACCTTAGGTAGATACTAAATAGATATGGCTTGAATGGGAAGGAAAAAGAATTGAAATGATGAAGCATAGCAGAATTTTACTGGTCAAACATTTTGGTTTTGGACGTGTAACATGTCGGTGAATATGGGAATAGTTCCTTTGAATATTACAAATATAAAACAGACTTGAAAGATCAAAGAAGGTTAATTTCATACAGAGAGCGACGGGAATGAATTCAAAGAGCAAAGTACAAATACAACACGCAATTCTCTAAGCTATGGACAAAAGTAATAATCAAAATAAAGAGGAGACGTCAGACAGAGAAGAAAGCGGCTGCTGGCTAATTAGTAAAATACTACAATTTCAATTCCAGAGAAATCCAGGAACCAGAAAGATTTTCTTGCACAAAAAGTAAACTAATTAATCAAGTGGTGCTCCAAACTTATAATTGAATCAAATAAGAAGATAACTCaatattatctaattaatttaataattaaattaattaattgataagtTCAATTAATCAATAAAACCAATTGCTAACTCAAAAGCTAACAGTGTGCATGAGAGGCATGTTTAGCCAAACCATGAGCTATCTAACTTAAAAAGGAAATAGTGGTGGAAACTGATTAGGTGATAAGTATAAAGATAATAAGTTTTGTCACCACTTATTGTCAAGCACATGCCTCATAGTCTAAAAGGTTAGGATTCAAATCATGGGTCATGGCCatcattttcttttaattttttttcaatacttgtatcaataatttaaaaattcattaaaatttaaataaagacGTCAAatacaattattttatatataaaaataataataattattccaCAAAATCAAAAGAGGAGGGGGAAATTTTAGGTAGGTCAGATCTCATAATCGCTTACCTAATTGCATCTGTGAAATTATAAAACCACGCATGGTGTGTTATTAGCAAAGTCGCATTAATTATGACCATAataattatgataaattaataTACAACAGATGAGCGGatttttctattaaattttcatggttttattaattttatcgatttaattaaattaatataataaatattataattttaaattaaattgaaaattaatttaaattggacattagatcAATTCTCAAATTCTGTCGTTTTCATGTGAAAATGAAAACATTATTAATATGATCAGGAAGTGAAGGTCAATATAAGACTATTAGGCATTGGAGCACTAAGCTAAAATAAAGtcaactctattttttttttttttaattttgaaaaatttataaaattataacattttgagtttaaatttcagttaaaattaaataaaaaaaaataaaatccctttttttaaaaaaaaaaaactttaaaatggaatataagaaaaaaaagtaaaaaacaaATAGCGGCATGGAATTTCACTCCCACAAATACAATGTTAGCAGCAAATCAATACAAATTTCCACAGGAGTGCAAGACCATCCACCATATAAAGGTCAATAGAATGACATGAATGAGCTGCAGACATGGTAGCAGGCGGGTCAGGGTTGAGATTGCTCTCCCGTCTTTATCTTGGGTTCAGGCGGGGTGAGTTTTTAATGggaaattgttttttattttaatttattaatatataatataaatttatttattaaaaaataaaatattattaaaatataagttttgtatattattctaataatatatttatattttttattaaaattataatacttaaatatataaaaataaattatattttaataaaataataataatatattattatgtgAGGTAAATTATAGAAATTGGATATGAAGagaatatttttttcatttttacccTGTATAAATCGAGATTGAAAAAAATCACAAG
The Hevea brasiliensis isolate MT/VB/25A 57/8 chromosome 18, ASM3005281v1, whole genome shotgun sequence genome window above contains:
- the LOC110635131 gene encoding L-type lectin-domain containing receptor kinase VII.1 — encoded protein: MKPPLLLFLPQIILSCLSVSAIDFVFNGFNSSDLLLYSNATIESRILSLTNRTPFAVGRALYPSKIPTRAPNSSYFYPFSTSFIFAMAPYENVLPGHGLVFIFVPLTGIDGTSSSQNLGLFNRTNDAKFSNHVFGVEFDVFANQEFNDMNDNHVGIDLNSLRSSFAADAGYWPENKRSNSIFEKLDLNNGENYQVWIDYADSLINITMAPVGMKRPSRPLLNASLNLSEVFEEEMYIGFTSATGRLVQSHKILAWSFSNSNFSLSENLITTGLPSFVLPKGSVFRSKGFIAGATVGSFLVIVFIALITVFYIRRKQRRARERADMEEWELEYWPHRITYQEIEAATKGFSEENVIGIGGNGKVFKGVLPGGTEVAVKRISHENNGMREFLAEISSLGRLKHKSLVGLRGWCKREKGSFMLVYDYMENGSLDKRVFDCEESKMLSCEERIRILKDVALGLLYLHEGWEAKVLHRDIKASNVLLDKEMNGRLGDFGLARMHSHGQVASTTRVVGTVGYLAPEVVRSGRASAQTDVFGFGVLILEVMCGRRPIEEGKPPLVELVWKSMMQGQLLSVFDPRLKARGGFDEEEVERVLHLGLLCAYPEPSSRPTMRQAVKILEGKNELNDPDSEDMDAYLLQHINSKDMWLNYSESSCYSSHPTFEDIRKSQSSSMSFSWTNSLVDDFQRETRLGKQLLKWGQMRSKST